The following proteins are co-located in the Paludibaculum fermentans genome:
- a CDS encoding restriction endonuclease, whose translation MHRTANIPSELQLIFDQIRLGIDRRSPLSPDIAGLIGVSKSFLQSCLTGKRRLAPSRLIVLCREMGIDFKSVGAALDKLVGESSYLRISRAARPYDCSYCRTAINKGDKYIRLEPFGPTRQTGAEVHYFCRACSMVVDWIKPTPEMAATDNQQLLLPFAEHVKPSCVRLLDISHTLAARILADPSELLQLTPSQFEELILDRLSVMGLHAQPVGRGTFSRDGGIDIIFTPPKSFPFPFLGAVQVKHRSDPRRSVGPAPLRELLGVMFANRFFAAGMVVTNTTFTPDARDFAARSPSLLRLRDFHDLMRWVGDNFTDEAEWRELPKRIQLCDGVSIDLVQTDAKQQIMP comes from the coding sequence GTGCACCGGACCGCTAACATTCCGTCGGAACTACAACTGATCTTCGATCAAATCCGTCTTGGAATTGATCGCCGCTCGCCCCTGTCCCCCGATATCGCAGGATTGATAGGGGTCTCGAAATCGTTTCTTCAGTCCTGCCTCACTGGCAAACGTCGCTTAGCGCCCTCACGCTTGATCGTCCTTTGTAGAGAGATGGGGATTGACTTCAAGTCAGTTGGCGCCGCGCTGGATAAGTTAGTGGGGGAGTCGAGCTACCTGCGAATATCCCGAGCGGCTCGGCCTTACGACTGCTCCTATTGCCGAACCGCGATCAACAAAGGCGACAAATACATCCGGCTGGAGCCATTCGGCCCGACACGCCAGACTGGCGCTGAGGTTCACTACTTCTGCCGAGCATGCTCCATGGTTGTCGACTGGATTAAGCCAACCCCGGAGATGGCGGCGACAGACAATCAGCAACTACTGCTGCCATTCGCTGAGCATGTAAAGCCCTCTTGTGTCCGACTGCTCGATATTAGTCATACACTCGCTGCGAGAATTCTAGCTGACCCCTCTGAACTCCTCCAACTGACACCTTCGCAGTTTGAAGAACTTATACTGGATCGACTCTCCGTCATGGGTCTTCATGCTCAACCTGTTGGCAGAGGAACTTTCAGCAGGGACGGTGGCATCGATATCATCTTTACTCCGCCGAAATCGTTCCCGTTCCCTTTTTTGGGGGCAGTGCAGGTCAAACACCGAAGTGATCCCCGGCGCAGCGTCGGGCCGGCGCCGCTGAGGGAACTTCTAGGTGTAATGTTTGCCAATCGCTTTTTCGCTGCCGGAATGGTTGTGACCAATACCACCTTTACACCGGACGCCAGAGACTTCGCGGCGCGCAGCCCATCGCTTCTTCGCCTTCGCGACTTCCACGACCTCATGCGCTGGGTTGGGGATAATTTCACTGACGAGGCCGAGTGGCGAGAGCTGCCCAAGCGGATCCAGCTTTGCGATGGCGTTTCGATTGACCTAGTGCAAACCGACGCCAAGCAACAGATTATGCCTTGA